In Halobaculum sp. XH14, a single genomic region encodes these proteins:
- a CDS encoding DUF4397 domain-containing protein, with product MTAQEGGGDDGGDQAAIRVAHASPDAPNVDVTLSPAGGATGGGVGTGNDTAGADGGNETEGTPAGDGEAAGVELTGLGFGEVSSYAEVAPDTYQVRIATAEAGLLGGILGDLFGGDDAEDGTVVYDGEIEVDAGTTYTAVAFGQVSEGPASTDTGMANETATGNETGDGVGNETGDGVGNETDTGAEGTDEPGSTMEGFRVEVLEDDLSAPAEGAARVRVFHAVPDAGPVSISAAGGGDADGAGAGNETEAAGMGNETDVGGTDNETDGVGTETGTESATGGEAGGQTLVEELEYGATETFEAPAGDYTVQISPTGGMTGDGMGGDDAAVGNETDAGDDAGEEATGPIEADVTLEAGTVYSGFAMGYLDPEAADVGGMAGNETAGDAGNETDAGVGTETGNETGVGNETDGAGTDGTGQDGELPGFQLVVVQTSQDGERSEGGTDGLLSVGAVFGA from the coding sequence GTGACCGCCCAGGAGGGCGGCGGGGACGACGGCGGCGATCAGGCGGCGATCCGGGTGGCCCACGCGTCGCCGGACGCGCCGAACGTCGACGTCACGCTCTCCCCGGCAGGCGGCGCGACCGGGGGAGGCGTGGGAACCGGGAACGACACTGCCGGCGCGGACGGCGGGAACGAGACGGAGGGGACACCGGCGGGCGACGGGGAGGCCGCCGGCGTCGAACTGACGGGCCTCGGGTTCGGTGAGGTGAGTTCCTACGCCGAGGTCGCCCCCGACACGTATCAGGTCCGGATCGCCACCGCCGAGGCGGGACTGCTCGGCGGGATCCTGGGCGATCTCTTCGGCGGCGACGACGCCGAGGACGGGACGGTCGTGTACGACGGCGAGATCGAGGTCGACGCGGGAACGACGTACACCGCCGTGGCCTTCGGTCAGGTCTCCGAGGGGCCGGCGTCGACGGACACCGGGATGGCCAACGAGACGGCGACGGGGAACGAGACCGGAGACGGCGTCGGCAACGAGACCGGAGACGGCGTCGGCAACGAGACCGACACCGGGGCCGAGGGGACGGACGAGCCGGGATCCACGATGGAGGGCTTCCGCGTCGAGGTCCTCGAGGACGACCTCTCCGCGCCCGCCGAGGGAGCGGCGCGGGTGCGCGTCTTCCACGCCGTGCCCGACGCGGGCCCGGTCAGCATCTCCGCTGCCGGCGGCGGCGACGCGGACGGCGCGGGGGCCGGTAACGAAACCGAAGCCGCTGGGATGGGCAACGAAACGGACGTCGGCGGAACCGACAACGAAACCGACGGGGTGGGGACGGAAACGGGGACCGAATCGGCGACGGGTGGTGAAGCCGGCGGCCAGACGCTCGTGGAGGAACTGGAGTACGGCGCAACCGAGACGTTCGAGGCCCCGGCCGGCGACTACACGGTACAGATCAGCCCGACCGGCGGGATGACGGGCGACGGCATGGGCGGCGACGACGCCGCGGTCGGCAACGAAACCGACGCCGGCGACGACGCTGGCGAGGAGGCCACGGGTCCGATCGAAGCCGACGTCACCCTGGAGGCCGGGACGGTGTACAGCGGGTTCGCGATGGGCTATCTCGATCCCGAGGCCGCCGACGTCGGCGGGATGGCCGGCAACGAAACGGCCGGCGACGCGGGCAACGAAACCGATGCCGGCGTGGGCACCGAGACGGGCAACGAAACCGGCGTCGGAAACGAGACGGACGGCGCGGGGACCGACGGAACGGGCCAGGACGGCGAGCTTCCCGGGTTCCAACTGGTCGTCGTCCAGACCTCGCAGGACGGCGAGCGCTCCGAGGGCGGCACGGACGGACTGCTCAGCGTCGGGGCGGTGTTCGGCGCGTAG
- a CDS encoding zinc ribbon domain-containing protein has product MSNDDDPVETAEDAGSGAGSGTGAEREPEAEGGAGSGSEAEGGAEPGSEAGGGAEPGSEAGGEAESGSEAGGVGETAHDEVYCSSCGEPIKRDAEVCPHCGVRQRGAGDSPELNPGISAIASLVIPGAGQLYNGQMGRGAVAFLGAIVADTLITVLALLLTFILIGPLFFFLIPVVHIGIAYDAYNQAERINAGEITV; this is encoded by the coding sequence ATGTCCAACGACGACGATCCAGTCGAGACGGCCGAGGACGCGGGGTCGGGTGCCGGGTCCGGGACCGGGGCGGAACGGGAACCGGAGGCCGAAGGCGGAGCCGGGTCGGGATCGGAAGCCGAAGGCGGTGCCGAGCCGGGGTCGGAAGCCGGAGGCGGTGCCGAGCCGGGGTCGGAAGCCGGAGGCGAAGCCGAGTCGGGGTCCGAAGCCGGAGGCGTGGGGGAGACTGCACACGACGAGGTGTACTGTTCGAGCTGTGGCGAGCCGATCAAGCGCGATGCGGAAGTGTGTCCACACTGCGGCGTTCGCCAGCGGGGCGCGGGCGACTCCCCCGAGTTGAACCCGGGAATCTCCGCGATCGCCTCGCTCGTCATTCCGGGCGCCGGACAGCTCTACAACGGGCAGATGGGCCGCGGTGCCGTCGCGTTCCTCGGCGCCATCGTCGCGGACACGCTCATCACGGTGCTCGCGCTCCTGCTCACGTTCATCCTCATCGGACCGCTGTTCTTCTTTCTCATCCCGGTCGTCCACATCGGGATCGCCTACGACGCGTACAACCAGGCCGAGCGGATCAACGCGGGCGAGATCACCGTCTGA
- a CDS encoding DUF192 domain-containing protein has product MDRRRLAVPALLALGVGIAVVLAFAPGLLTGLEYDRTTVTAVDANGTELDTIDVRVADTYWKRYTGLSDADRLPDGEGMLFVHPGGGEHAYVMRGMAFPLDIVFVAADGTVTRVHHAELPPAGTSGGDLTRYRGTGTYVLEVPYGYTNETGIDAGDRIVIGGEY; this is encoded by the coding sequence GTGGATCGCCGCCGCCTCGCCGTCCCCGCGTTGCTTGCACTCGGCGTCGGAATCGCGGTCGTCCTCGCGTTCGCGCCCGGCCTGCTCACCGGCCTCGAGTACGACCGGACGACCGTCACGGCCGTTGACGCGAACGGCACGGAACTCGACACGATCGACGTCCGCGTGGCCGACACCTACTGGAAGCGCTACACCGGCCTGAGTGACGCCGACCGACTCCCCGACGGCGAGGGGATGTTGTTCGTCCACCCCGGCGGCGGCGAGCACGCCTACGTGATGCGCGGGATGGCGTTCCCGCTGGACATCGTCTTCGTCGCCGCCGACGGCACCGTCACGCGCGTCCATCACGCGGAGCTCCCGCCGGCCGGCACGAGCGGCGGCGACCTCACGCGCTATCGCGGCACGGGAACGTACGTTCTCGAGGTGCCGTACGGCTACACGAACGAGACGGGCATCGACGCCGGCGACCGCATCGTCATCGGGGGCGAGTACTGA
- a CDS encoding thiolase domain-containing protein, whose amino-acid sequence MTGVRIAGVGLTPFGSHEGREGRDLFAEASLAALADADVDPHDVEHLNYGNFMGAFAERQGHQAPLMVEAAGLQCAGTRYEEACASAGVAIREAVRAVRSGEADVLLAGGMERMTNLSTADVTESLAVAADELFEVRAGVTFPGAYALMARAYFDEYGGDREDLAHVASKNHANAVNNEFAQYQREISVEEALDAPTVASPLGLLDACPITDGASALVLVSDEYAAEHDLEAPVAVTGTGQGGDRAALQDRADVARTPAAADAADEAYDDAGVTPGDVDVAEVHDCFTIAEVAALEALGFYEPGEGVGAARRGETTRDGRLPVNLSGGLKAKGHPVGATGGSQMAELTRILRGDHPNSDAVPDATVGLTHNAGGTVASAVVHVLEVAE is encoded by the coding sequence ATGACTGGAGTCCGAATCGCCGGCGTCGGTCTCACCCCGTTCGGCAGTCACGAGGGACGCGAGGGCAGGGACCTGTTCGCCGAGGCATCGCTCGCCGCGCTCGCCGACGCGGACGTCGACCCCCACGACGTCGAACACCTCAACTACGGCAACTTCATGGGCGCGTTCGCCGAGCGCCAGGGCCACCAGGCCCCCTTGATGGTCGAGGCCGCCGGCCTGCAGTGTGCCGGCACCCGGTACGAGGAGGCCTGCGCGTCCGCAGGGGTCGCCATCCGCGAGGCGGTCCGGGCGGTCAGGTCCGGCGAGGCCGACGTGCTGCTGGCCGGCGGGATGGAGCGGATGACGAACCTCTCGACGGCCGACGTGACCGAGTCGCTCGCGGTCGCGGCGGACGAACTGTTCGAGGTCCGGGCCGGCGTCACGTTCCCCGGCGCGTACGCGCTGATGGCCCGCGCCTACTTCGACGAGTACGGCGGCGACCGCGAGGACCTCGCGCACGTCGCCTCGAAGAACCACGCGAACGCCGTGAACAACGAGTTCGCCCAGTACCAGCGCGAGATCAGCGTCGAGGAGGCGCTGGACGCGCCGACGGTCGCCTCGCCGCTCGGCCTGCTCGACGCCTGTCCCATCACCGACGGCGCGTCGGCGCTCGTGCTCGTCTCGGACGAGTACGCCGCCGAGCACGACCTCGAGGCGCCCGTCGCGGTCACCGGCACCGGACAGGGCGGCGACCGCGCAGCGCTCCAGGACCGCGCGGACGTGGCTCGGACCCCGGCCGCGGCCGACGCGGCCGACGAGGCCTACGACGACGCCGGCGTGACTCCGGGCGACGTCGACGTCGCCGAGGTCCACGACTGTTTCACCATCGCCGAGGTGGCCGCGCTCGAGGCGCTCGGTTTCTACGAACCCGGCGAGGGGGTCGGCGCGGCCCGGCGCGGCGAGACGACGCGGGACGGCCGCCTCCCCGTGAACCTCTCCGGCGGGCTGAAGGCGAAGGGGCACCCGGTCGGCGCGACCGGCGGGTCACAGATGGCCGAGCTGACCCGCATCCTGCGGGGGGACCACCCGAACAGCGACGCCGTGCCGGACGCCACTGTCGGGTTGACCCACAACGCGGGCGGCACGGTCGCCAGCGCCGTCGTCCACGTCCTGGAGGTGGCGGAATGA
- the nucS gene encoding endonuclease NucS, which translates to MSVVSLHRPSHRETLWELEAAFRRGDTVSVFGECTVEYDGRAASSLGPGARLLVLKPDGTALVHTDEGRTPVNWQPPGSEHRAAVRDGTLRVNCVRTSPSERLEVRFSAVEHLAAYAVTGGRSVEVTGSEADLKARVLERPDLVADGFEPLATERETDAGPIDVFGTDEDGTPLVVELKRRRVGPDAVGQLARYVSAIEREEPDGTPVEGVLVAPSVTDRAAELLAEEGLDFVAVERLVPGDGSTGDAAGDGVRDAAGDGNVDSGEADGTAGRGRTDGNAECDE; encoded by the coding sequence GTGAGCGTCGTCAGCCTCCACCGGCCGAGCCACCGCGAGACGCTCTGGGAGCTGGAAGCGGCGTTCCGGCGGGGCGACACGGTGTCCGTGTTCGGCGAGTGTACCGTCGAATACGACGGCCGGGCCGCGTCCTCGCTCGGCCCCGGCGCTCGACTGCTCGTGCTCAAACCGGACGGTACCGCGCTGGTCCACACCGACGAGGGCCGGACGCCCGTGAACTGGCAGCCGCCGGGAAGCGAACACCGGGCGGCCGTCCGGGACGGGACGCTCCGGGTGAACTGCGTGCGGACCAGCCCCTCGGAGCGGCTCGAGGTCCGGTTCTCGGCGGTCGAACATCTCGCCGCGTACGCGGTCACGGGAGGCCGGAGCGTCGAGGTGACCGGGAGCGAGGCAGACCTGAAGGCCCGGGTGCTCGAGCGGCCGGACCTCGTCGCCGACGGGTTCGAACCCCTGGCGACCGAACGGGAGACCGACGCCGGACCAATCGACGTGTTCGGGACCGACGAGGACGGCACCCCGCTCGTGGTCGAACTGAAGCGGCGGCGCGTCGGCCCCGACGCCGTCGGGCAACTCGCCCGCTACGTGAGCGCCATCGAGCGGGAGGAACCGGACGGAACCCCGGTCGAGGGCGTGCTCGTCGCGCCCTCCGTCACCGACCGTGCGGCCGAACTGCTCGCGGAGGAGGGACTCGACTTCGTCGCCGTGGAACGACTCGTCCCCGGCGACGGATCGACAGGTGACGCGGCCGGCGACGGAGTCCGGGATGCGGCCGGGGACGGAAACGTCGACTCCGGCGAGGCCGACGGAACCGCCGGTCGGGGCCGGACCGACGGGAACGCCGAGTGCGACGAGTGA
- a CDS encoding Zn-ribbon domain-containing OB-fold protein: MTDDADGPDTATAEPREGGYDEWIAGLAEGGFHLECPNGHGSLPPRRVCPECGDTDLSRVDLPPAGTVATFSEVHVAAPAFADEAPYVSAVVDFGPVRLTGVLRDVEPEAVAIGDAVAPDVELDGPGGDPLVVFRPA, translated from the coding sequence ATGACGGACGACGCCGACGGGCCCGACACGGCCACGGCGGAACCACGGGAAGGCGGCTACGACGAGTGGATCGCCGGGCTCGCCGAAGGCGGCTTCCATCTCGAGTGCCCGAACGGCCACGGGTCGCTCCCGCCGCGTCGCGTCTGCCCGGAGTGTGGCGACACCGACCTGTCGCGGGTCGACCTGCCGCCGGCCGGGACCGTGGCGACGTTCTCGGAGGTCCACGTCGCCGCGCCCGCCTTCGCCGACGAGGCGCCGTACGTCTCGGCGGTCGTCGACTTCGGTCCGGTCCGGCTCACCGGCGTCCTGCGCGACGTCGAGCCCGAGGCGGTCGCCATCGGCGACGCCGTGGCTCCCGACGTCGAACTCGACGGACCGGGCGGCGACCCGCTGGTCGTGTTCCGTCCCGCCTGA
- a CDS encoding alpha/beta fold hydrolase, which produces MSLRSKLSTAAKLTLLGAGATVATTRTLRRRAGELEPPLTGRQGEFRWRGIDVAYTEAGDPADETVVLFHGISAAGTAGEWREAFPLLAEEYHVVAPDLPGFGCSDRPPLRYSAALYEDFVRDFLAEFETPRVVASSLTGAYVAAVAGDSDLTDLTLVCPTATAGPESPKPWLRSLVRAPVLGEAAFGLLTTKASIRYFNADHGYWDPDAVDREWTDYEWRTAHQRNARFAPAAFVAGELNSEIDLGAALADLDVPVTVIWGREADLPPLSEGRALAERADAELVVFDDAMVLPHVEFPREFAATVAGDRPETGTHIHPSE; this is translated from the coding sequence ATGAGCCTCCGTTCGAAACTCTCGACCGCCGCGAAACTTACCCTGCTGGGCGCGGGCGCGACCGTGGCGACGACCCGAACGCTGCGCCGGCGCGCGGGCGAACTGGAGCCGCCGCTCACCGGCCGGCAGGGGGAGTTCCGCTGGCGCGGGATCGACGTCGCCTACACCGAGGCGGGCGATCCCGCCGACGAGACGGTCGTGCTGTTCCACGGGATCAGCGCCGCGGGCACCGCCGGCGAGTGGCGCGAGGCGTTCCCGCTGCTGGCCGAGGAGTACCACGTCGTCGCGCCCGACCTCCCGGGGTTCGGCTGTTCCGACCGGCCGCCGCTGCGCTACTCCGCCGCGCTGTACGAGGACTTCGTCCGGGACTTCCTGGCGGAGTTCGAGACGCCCCGCGTCGTCGCCTCCTCGCTGACCGGGGCGTACGTCGCCGCGGTGGCGGGCGACTCCGACCTGACGGACCTGACGCTGGTCTGTCCGACCGCCACGGCGGGGCCGGAATCGCCGAAGCCGTGGCTCCGGTCGCTCGTCCGCGCGCCGGTGCTGGGCGAGGCCGCCTTCGGCCTCCTCACGACGAAGGCGTCGATCCGCTACTTCAACGCCGACCACGGCTACTGGGACCCCGACGCGGTCGACCGTGAGTGGACCGACTACGAGTGGCGGACGGCCCACCAGCGGAACGCGCGCTTCGCCCCCGCCGCGTTCGTCGCGGGCGAACTCAACAGCGAGATCGATCTGGGCGCGGCGCTCGCCGACCTCGACGTCCCCGTGACCGTCATCTGGGGGCGGGAGGCGGACCTGCCGCCGCTCTCGGAGGGGCGCGCCCTCGCCGAACGAGCCGACGCGGAACTGGTCGTCTTCGACGACGCGATGGTGCTCCCGCACGTCGAGTTCCCGCGCGAGTTCGCCGCGACGGTCGCGGGTGATCGCCCCGAAACTGGGACTCACATTCATCCGAGCGAGTGA
- a CDS encoding cobalamin B12-binding domain-containing protein yields the protein MSTQEQEERTIRCLIAKVGLDGHDRGAHVISRAFRDAGFEVIYSGLHRAPDEIVQAAVQEDVDVLGISILSGAHNTLVPKIIAGLEEYDAFEDTLILVGGIVPDDDREELLEMGVSAVFGPGTPMEETIEFVRENVHDRT from the coding sequence ATGAGCACCCAGGAACAGGAGGAGCGGACCATCCGCTGTCTCATCGCCAAGGTCGGCCTCGACGGCCACGACCGCGGGGCCCACGTCATCTCCCGGGCGTTCCGCGACGCGGGCTTCGAGGTCATCTACTCGGGGCTCCACCGGGCGCCCGACGAGATCGTGCAGGCCGCCGTGCAGGAGGACGTCGACGTGCTCGGCATCTCGATCCTGTCGGGCGCACACAACACGCTCGTACCGAAGATCATCGCGGGACTCGAGGAGTACGACGCGTTCGAGGACACGCTGATCCTCGTCGGCGGCATCGTCCCCGACGACGACCGCGAGGAGCTGCTGGAGATGGGCGTCTCGGCCGTGTTCGGTCCCGGTACGCCGATGGAGGAGACGATCGAGTTCGTCCGGGAGAACGTCCACGACCGGACATGA
- a CDS encoding 50S ribosomal protein L16, translated as MSDKPASMYRKIEKPSYTRREYITGIPGSKIAQHNMGNLKTGPEDYPVQISLCVDEDVQIRHGSLESARLSANRHLLTEIGEEGYKMVLRKFPHQVLRENKQATGAGADRVSDGMRQSFGKPVGTAARISVNEAVFTAYVEPEDADAVKEAFRRAYNKMSPPCSIVVERGEDLLVR; from the coding sequence ATGTCAGACAAACCCGCCTCGATGTACCGGAAGATCGAGAAACCGTCCTACACGCGACGGGAGTACATCACCGGGATTCCGGGTTCGAAGATCGCACAGCACAACATGGGGAACCTGAAGACCGGCCCCGAGGACTACCCGGTCCAGATCTCGCTGTGTGTCGACGAGGACGTGCAGATCCGCCACGGCTCGCTCGAGTCCGCGCGCCTCTCGGCGAACCGCCACCTCCTCACCGAGATCGGCGAGGAGGGGTACAAGATGGTGCTCCGCAAGTTCCCCCACCAGGTGCTCCGGGAGAACAAGCAGGCGACCGGCGCCGGCGCGGACCGCGTCTCCGACGGCATGCGCCAGTCGTTCGGCAAGCCCGTGGGCACCGCCGCCCGCATCAGCGTGAACGAGGCGGTGTTCACGGCCTACGTGGAACCCGAGGACGCCGACGCGGTGAAGGAGGCGTTCCGTCGCGCGTACAACAAGATGTCGCCGCCGTGCAGCATCGTCGTCGAGCGCGGCGAGGACCTGCTCGTCCGGTAG
- a CDS encoding cold-shock protein codes for MAKGKVDFFNDTGGYGFISTEDADDDVFFHMEDIGGDDLEEGQEVEFDIEQAPKGPRATNLERL; via the coding sequence ATGGCGAAAGGCAAGGTTGATTTCTTCAACGACACGGGCGGTTACGGTTTCATTTCGACTGAGGACGCTGACGACGACGTGTTCTTCCACATGGAAGACATCGGCGGCGACGACCTCGAAGAAGGACAGGAAGTCGAGTTCGACATCGAGCAGGCCCCCAAGGGCCCGCGCGCCACGAACCTCGAGCGCCTGTAA
- a CDS encoding cold-shock protein, with the protein MASGEVDFFNDTGGYGFISTEDADDDVFFHMEDIGGPDLEEGQEVEFEIEQAPKGPRATNLERL; encoded by the coding sequence ATGGCAAGTGGAGAGGTCGACTTCTTCAACGACACCGGCGGTTACGGATTCATCAGCACCGAAGACGCGGACGACGACGTGTTCTTCCACATGGAAGACATCGGCGGCCCGGACCTCGAGGAGGGCCAGGAGGTCGAGTTCGAGATCGAGCAGGCCCCCAAGGGCCCCCGCGCGACGAACCTCGAGCGCCTGTAA
- the meaB gene encoding methylmalonyl Co-A mutase-associated GTPase MeaB → MNRAESDGQSAEGSDAGRAGSDAGRDEPGTGPDGSGTESELVADLLEGKHRALARVISKIEDRSPGYRDIVSELHRHTGEAEVIGVTGSPGAGKSTLVDKLAKTYRDDGQTVGVIAVDPSSPYTGGAVLGDRIRMASNVGDMDVFFRSMSARGTLGGLSTATSDAVKALDAFGKDKVIIETVGAGQNEVDVVRTADTVCVLVQPGSGDDVQMLKAGILEIGDVFVVNKADMDGASRTVAELEEMIHMRESPAKNLDTGHHGPVDEAEMAEVAIDDADEEAWEPDVIETVATSGDGIADLVEALAAHRTWLEESGALAEKARTRYAEEIRQLLRSDTGRLLEEELAERGGVNALADRVLERETDPYSIADEVMGPIADCVRDRRE, encoded by the coding sequence ATGAACCGCGCCGAATCGGACGGCCAGTCGGCCGAGGGGTCGGACGCGGGGCGGGCGGGATCCGACGCCGGACGGGACGAGCCGGGCACCGGTCCCGACGGCTCCGGGACCGAGTCGGAACTCGTCGCCGACCTGCTGGAGGGCAAGCACCGGGCGCTCGCCCGCGTCATCTCCAAGATCGAGGACCGCTCGCCGGGCTATCGGGACATCGTCTCGGAGCTCCACCGGCACACCGGCGAGGCGGAGGTCATCGGCGTCACCGGCTCGCCCGGCGCCGGGAAGTCGACGCTCGTCGACAAGCTGGCGAAGACGTACCGCGACGACGGGCAGACGGTCGGCGTCATCGCCGTCGACCCGTCCTCGCCCTACACCGGCGGCGCGGTGCTGGGCGACCGCATCCGGATGGCCTCGAACGTCGGCGACATGGACGTGTTCTTCCGGTCGATGTCCGCCCGCGGCACGCTCGGCGGGCTCTCGACGGCCACCTCGGACGCCGTGAAGGCGCTCGACGCGTTCGGCAAGGACAAGGTGATCATCGAGACGGTCGGCGCGGGGCAGAACGAGGTCGACGTCGTCCGGACCGCGGACACGGTCTGCGTGCTCGTCCAGCCGGGGTCGGGCGACGATGTGCAGATGCTGAAGGCGGGCATCCTCGAGATCGGCGACGTGTTCGTCGTCAACAAGGCCGACATGGACGGCGCGTCGCGGACCGTCGCCGAACTGGAGGAGATGATCCACATGCGCGAGAGCCCGGCGAAGAACCTCGACACGGGCCACCACGGCCCGGTGGACGAGGCGGAGATGGCCGAGGTCGCCATCGACGACGCCGACGAGGAGGCGTGGGAACCCGACGTGATCGAGACGGTGGCGACCAGCGGCGACGGCATCGCGGACCTCGTCGAGGCGCTCGCGGCCCATCGCACCTGGCTGGAGGAGAGCGGCGCGCTCGCCGAGAAGGCCCGGACGCGCTACGCCGAGGAGATCAGACAGCTCCTCCGCTCGGACACCGGGCGGCTGCTCGAGGAGGAACTGGCCGAACGCGGCGGCGTGAACGCGCTCGCGGACCGGGTGCTGGAACGCGAAACCGATCCGTACTCCATCGCCGACGAGGTGATGGGTCCGATCGCCGATTGTGTTCGGGACCGGCGGGAGTAG
- a CDS encoding tyrosine-type recombinase/integrase, whose translation MSELQSMNPEEAVEMYIETRKGDTADATVQKHRYRLQKFLEWCGEADVDDTTQLNGRNLHKFRLWRKEDGELAKVSLRSQLSSIRTFIRFCENVDAVEQDLHKKIELPDVSPEESSRDTVLEPERAEKIQTFLQRFRYATREHALFELLWRTGVRIGTARSLDLEDFEEEEERLRIRHRAESGTPLKNAERAERYIAISTDLTAILSDWIAQNRPEVTDDHGREPLFASSRGRCSKSTLRRTVYRVSQPCYYGDSCPHDREPSDCAAEGYAGGQKCPSSVDPHTIRRGAITHFLSEDVPEKVVSDRMNVSGKVLERHYDKRSEERKTEQRRQFLSNV comes from the coding sequence ATGTCCGAACTGCAATCGATGAACCCTGAGGAAGCGGTAGAAATGTACATTGAAACACGCAAAGGCGACACGGCAGACGCCACAGTACAGAAGCACAGGTACAGGCTACAGAAGTTCCTTGAGTGGTGTGGAGAAGCAGATGTAGACGATACCACGCAATTGAACGGAAGGAACCTCCACAAATTCCGTCTCTGGCGGAAGGAGGACGGTGAACTGGCGAAGGTATCCCTCCGTAGCCAACTCAGCAGCATTCGAACATTCATCCGTTTCTGCGAGAATGTAGACGCTGTAGAGCAGGACCTGCACAAGAAGATAGAGTTACCAGATGTTTCGCCTGAGGAGAGTAGTCGTGATACAGTCCTTGAGCCTGAACGTGCCGAGAAGATTCAGACCTTCTTACAGCGATTCCGCTATGCAACCCGTGAACATGCACTGTTTGAATTGCTCTGGCGGACGGGGGTCCGAATTGGAACAGCACGATCTCTTGATCTTGAGGACTTTGAGGAGGAAGAGGAACGTCTGAGGATAAGACACCGTGCTGAGTCAGGCACCCCGCTAAAGAACGCGGAACGGGCTGAGCGGTACATTGCGATAAGTACCGACCTGACGGCTATACTCTCGGATTGGATCGCACAGAATCGGCCTGAGGTGACCGATGACCACGGACGGGAACCGCTATTCGCTTCATCCCGTGGAAGGTGCTCAAAGAGTACCCTGCGTCGTACAGTCTATCGCGTTTCTCAGCCCTGCTATTATGGAGACAGTTGCCCGCACGACCGCGAGCCGTCTGACTGTGCTGCAGAGGGCTACGCGGGCGGACAGAAGTGTCCGAGCAGTGTTGACCCCCACACGATTAGGAGGGGGGCTATCACGCACTTCCTATCCGAAGACGTGCCTGAGAAAGTCGTGAGTGACCGTATGAATGTGAGCGGAAAGGTCCTTGAACGACATTACGACAAACGATCTGAAGAGCGCAAGACCGAGCAGAGGCGACAATTTCTCAGTAACGTATAG